In the genome of Budorcas taxicolor isolate Tak-1 chromosome 7, Takin1.1, whole genome shotgun sequence, the window gccCATCGAGtagctgatgccatccaaccatctcaacctctgtcgtccctttctcctccttataTACTTTTACTTCTCCTCCTTATATACTTATACAGATATAGGTATAGCTGCCCttgatctcttttgtttctatttctatgggatatctttttccatctcttcactTTTAgtctatgtgcttagtcactcagtagtgtctgactctttgcaaccccttggactgtagcccaccaggcttctctgtccatgcagattctccaagcaagaatagtggagtgggttgctttgccctgctccaggggatgttcccaactgagggatcaaacccaggtctcccactttgcagatgaattctttaccacctgggctgccagggaagctaTGTGTGGCCTAATACATGAAGTAAGTCTCTTATGGACAGCAAAAttttggtcttctttttttttctgcattcagtcagttcagtcactcagtcatgtccaactctgtgaccccatgaaccacagcatgccaagactccctgttcatcaccaacttccggagtccccccaaacccatgtccatcaagtcgatgatgccataataccatcttatcctctgttgtccccttcgcctcctgccctcaatctttcccagcataatggtcttttccaatgagtcagcttttcgcatcaggtggccaaagtattggagtttcagcctcaacaggaaaagccatagccttgactagacagaccttaactggcaaagtaatgtctctgcttttgaatatactgtctaggttggtcataacttttcttccaaggagtaagcgtcttttaatttcatggctgaagtcaccatctgcagtgattttggaggccagaaaaataaagtctgatactgtttccactgtttccccatctatttcccatgaagtgatttgcacttaaatatttattaataagtaTGGACTTATATttgtcattttgttgttttctggttatttcttggtttgtttgttactttcttcctctcttgctaCATTTCTTTGTGTTTCGATGATTTTCTGTAATGTcatgctttgatttctttctatCTTTTGTGTGTATCTTCTTTTTGTTTGTAGCTACCCTGAAACTAGGATCACATCatcgagtcccatcacttcatggcaaatagatgggaaaacaatggaaacagtgatagactttattttcttgggcttcaaaatcacttcagacggtgactgcagccatgaaattaaaagatgcttgctccttagaagaaaaactgtgacaaacctagacagcatattaaaagacagggacattactttgccaccaaaggttcttctagtcaaagctatggttttcccagtagtcatgtatggatatgagagttggaccataaagaaagctgagcactgaagaatttgatgcctttgaactgtggtgttggagaagactcttgagagtcccttggattgcaaggagatcaaaccagtccattctaaaggaaatcagtcctgaatattcattagaaggactaatgctgaagctgaagtgccaatattttggtcacctgatgagaagagccgactcattagaaaaagccctgatactgggaaagattgaaggcaggaggagataggGATGACCTAGGacaacatggttggatggcattgctgcctaagtggacatgagttttagcaagctctggggatggtgatggacagggaagcctggcatacagcagtccatggggtcacaaagagtcagacgccactgagcgactgaatgaccacaacatacatacatatacgaaaacttttcttctctgcttgataaagccttgagaaagaacaacaacaaaacagagagaaattgaaaaactaaactaaatgaaatgggagcactgaatattaagtagaaaaggtaaaacaaactagataaaagtaaaacatCATCATGtaatccagttgtttttaaacatgttgttgttcagtccctaagccatgtccaactctttgcaaccccctgtactgaagcatgccaggcttccctgtccctcactctcctggagtttgcccaggttcatctccattgaactggtgatgctattcaaccatctcatcctctgccaccctcttcttttacCTTaaatctttcatgcattgggatcttttccagtgagttggttcttcacatcaggcagccaatgtattgaagcttcagtttcagcatcagtccttccaatgagtattcagggttgatttcctttaggattgactggtttgatctccttgctctccaggggactttcaagagtcttctctggcgcCACAATTTGAATTtgaaacatggctgctcattaaaAACACACCTGGAGCCTTGGGGGAAAAATGTCAATAtatgggcatttgtatttttccaaaaattctgaaataattcTGATAcccatctggatttttaaaaataattacatgttTTTCTATTgaatggtagttttagtgatatagaattctattattttgtgTTGACCAATAGTGGTATAATGGTATTAAgtgaataatagttacataatcaaaATAGTAAAAGATATTTATCAGTTTAAATATTTACCATACAGTGATTATAGGAGCTGATAATGCTGAGAAATTATCATTCTCTACaataattacaatattttaaaatttcactacaactttttaaaataaagcaccaatatcatttatattttttgaatacaattttagatttattttacatatacacaatggaatattactcagccataaaagggaatgaaattgggtcatttgtagtgatgtggaatgacctagagtctgtcatacagagtgaagtaagtcaggaagagaaaaacaaatatcatatattaatacatatatatatggaatatagagaaatgatacagattaatttatttacattgtaggagaaagtttttaatttttttctctcagctTTGACTAGGGCTGATTTTAGCACTCATTTTGCATTCCTCCTAAAGTGAATATAGTAAGtctttattatctttaaaataaagttcAATATGCCATACCTAGAAGGAAGGCTTTAAAGAGTCTAGTTCTCTTACTTCCCTACTGAATGCTAAGTTTAGTGCCCGGCCTTCAGTTGCGCAGACATTTGTAACATAGCACtcatttcctgctttcttttctgatttacACACTATAACTTGTTTAATCCTCTTAGCAGTGCTAGATAGAAGGTACCATCATTTTATCCCAGTTTCTCAAATTGTCAGAATTTTGTAGTCTTATTTAGTGCTGTGTTTGCCTTAGACAATGGGTCTGATCTCAGAAGGAGgagcacaaagaaaaaaaaacctttgttggagccaagagaaagaaaagacagatttACCCTTTGTTTCCCATGAAACAAAATGCTGACATTAGGTTGAATGTGTATGATATTTTGGCAGTCTAAAAGCTGCTTTTCTTCATTCAAGAAAGATCAGACTATTTTAATATCACAGTTGTTGAAAGTATATATCAGAAGTTCTGCTTCGTTCTGAGGAGCAGCTCATGCCTTCTTCACAGGTATATTTAAGTGGATGAGTGCATTCATAACTTGGGCATACATGAGCAAAAATGATGCTCTGtgttatttagaaaataagtGTGTTTTCAGAATTTCATGTCAGAAGAACTGGCTCTTTGATGGTGCTCTGAGACCATGGACAgattcttttgtgttttattttcacacAACAAAAGGattgaaataaatacttttaacatTTCTATAATTTATAACAGAATTTTTCAAGTCTTAAAGGCTCCTGaaagcaatttaaataaatatgctaACATAAGATTATAATCATGTATAGCAATGTAGATGTCTTTTCATCTTCCTCAGGGGGAATCTATTGATGACTCTACTCTTCAAAGCTTGTATAACATCCTTGTTTCTCAGACTATAGATGAGTGGGTTAAGCATAGGGGTAAGGATGGCATTAAACATAAAAAGAGATTGATTTAATCTGGGAGTCTTAGAAGACCCTGGTCTCATGTAGACCAATATGGCAGGGCCAAAGTAGAGGCTGACCACAcaaaggtgggaggagcaggtggcCAGACCCTTGTTCCTGCCCTCAGAGGAGTTCATGTGGAGGACAGCAAGAAAGATGAGGGTGTAGGAGGCCAGGATGAGACTTAGAGGGATGAGGACCACCAGAAAGCTTGAGACCACCACTGACTTCACATAGGCTGAAATGTCCTCACAAGTGAGCTTCAAGAGGGCCATGACCTCACACAAAAAATGCAGGATCTCTCGGGGGTGACAAATGGGAAAATGCATAGCATAGGCTGTATGAACCAAGGAAGTTATTGCTCCCCCTGCCCAGGACACAATGACCATCTTTTTGCAGGTGACATGGCTGATAATGACTGAGTAACAAAGTGGGTTACAGATGGCAATGTAGCGGTCATAAGACATGAGAGTTAGCAGGAGGCACTCAGCAATTCCCAGGGTTAAGCTGAAGAAGATCTGGGTTCCACAACCTACCTGTGATATGACTCTTTCCCCTGAGAAGAAGTTTGTGACCATTTTGGGGACAGAAGTTGAAATCAAGGCCAAGTCAATGAGGGAGAGGTGGCTGAGCAGAAAGTACATGGGGGAGTGGAGATGCAAATCTAGCCAGATGAGGAGAATGAGAACAACATTGCTCATAACAGCCATACAGTAGACCAAAAGGATAAGGTAGATAAGGATCACAAGGTGGCTGGACCCAGGCCAGAGCCCCAGGAGAATAAAATCTGTGGATATAGTCTTATTGTTTCTCTCCATGGATGAACATTATTGCCCAGGAAACAACTGTAAGAACACTGTTCCATCTGATGATGTGTTGCTGTACAGCTTGTCTATTTTCCTTGCTCCCAGGActcctttgaatatttttttgtaacttttttcctGTTGAGGTCTCTTCAGTATTATGCATAACTtctcaaaatatataattttcattaattatcTCATGGATTACTTAATAACCTAATGTTTACACACTGTACCTACTGTTGCAAACTATAACCACTAACACTAACCAAATAAGAATACAGATACATTGAATGTGCTATCAATAACAAGTCAGTCAATTtgatgaaaattcttaaagagctaaTTTAGTCATCACCTTGAGGCCCACACAGCTTCAACACAACGGTTATGATGATTTTACATTTCgaaaagtcaacattttcactcaaTCTTATGaggtttcatgaaaaaaaaaaaaaaagactcttttgaAGATGGGAAGTAGAGCCTTGATAACCTgagtaaagaaaaacattttcagaattgAATGTGGTCTATGTTCACCTTTTCCTCTCATGTGGGGAACTTTTCCCACTTCCCATGAGTCCTCCTTACTTTGATCCTGACtcaagctatggcaaacctagacagcaaattaaagagcagagacatcactttgctgacaaaggtccatatagttaaagccatagtttttccagtagtcatgtatggatgtgagaactggatcataaagacggctgagcaccaaaaactgatgcttttgaactgtggtgttggagaagactcttgagagtaccttggacagcaaggcgatcaaaccagataatcctaaaggaaatcaaccctgaatattcattgaaaggattgatgctgcccctgaagctccaatacttaggccacctgatgtgaagagctgactcactgaaaaagactctgatgctgggaaagattgagggcaggaggagaagtgggttacagaagatgagatggttgagtggcatcatcgtctcaatggacatgagtttgagcaaactctgggatttagtaaaggaaagggaagtctggtgtgctgctgtccatgggttcacaaagagtcagatacaactgagcgactgaacaatagcaacaagtaTCTCTTAAGTCAACTGGAACAGAATGACCAACTATACATAGCACCAGTATTTAAGGAGGAaccttaaaaatatgatttttgccAGTTTCACTAAGTCACCCTCCTCCTTGTAAACTTTGAACCTATCATCAATGTAATTCCTGGTACTAGCTGATGCTGCACAAGGAGAAACACAAGGTCAAGATGAAAGAGATTGCTAGGATACAGCTtgtaagaaattatttattttaaaaggcaggATATCTTCTGTTTAGCAAAGTTTTGGTTGGGTTTATTAACTCTATTAGCAGAAAGATTATTGTGGACCAGTTAAAAGTATAACTTCTAGAAGATCAGTACCATGGTTTAAAGCTCCTGCTAAAAGACCACATTTACCTACCTGATATCCTTGGACTAGGACAATCATCCTTCtgtgcctctcttctttcctttgtaaAACTGGACTAAAGCAAACCCACAACATAGGAAGGATGTGCAGATTAAAAGTATCAATGAGTATAGATTTGAGAACATTGCCTGGGCAGCAGTGTTAAATGGATATAGTAGGTATAATTGAAGTTTACTTTGCACAAGAGGCAGAATCAGGCCTTCCAGTCCCTTATTACATACACAGCTATGCACATTCACACAGTTAATCAGAGTGATTCTGCTATGTTTCTTGTACGTTGACTGGTAAGGTGCACTGGACCTAGAGgatattttgcaaaatgaaataagtcagagaaagtcaaatactgtgctatatcacttatatgtgggatctaaaaatcAATGAACAGAGCATAATGGATActgagaacaaacaggtggttgccagagtaTAGAGGGTTGAGGGGCAGAGAGAAATATGAGTCACAAACATGAAATATACAGAGAAGGGAGTATAGCCAACATCTAAATAATATCTTTGTGTGGTGATATTGCAACTAGACTTATCATagtgatcatttttaaaagtatagaaataaggacttccttggtggtccagtggttaagaatacatgCTTTGACTGCAGgtggcatgagtttgagccctggtcagggaacttagatcGCACATCCCAACAGCATGGccaataaaaatgtatatggaaagactgaatcactgtgttgtgtaCCAGGAAAATAACATTgtattgtaggtcaattatacctcaagaacaatcaaataaacaaaatcacagaaaaaagatCATATTTGTGGTTACTAGGGGTGGAGGGATAGGAGCTGAGGAAATTGGCTGAAGGTGGTCCTTTTGACTAAAAAGTACAAGCTTCTAGTAATAAGGTAAATAAACATtagggatgtaatatacaacatgataaatataattaaactgCTGTATGTTATGAAAGCTGTAACTAGAataaatcctgagttctcatcaaaagaaaatttttttgtatttctttaattttgtatctatatgagatgatgttcactacggtttttccagtagtcatgtatggatgtgagagctggactgtgaagaaggctgagcgctgaaaaattgatgcttttgaactgtggtgttggagaagactcttgagagtcccttggactgcaaggagatccaaccagtccattctgaaggagatcagtccttggtgttctttggaaggaatgatgctaaggttgaaactccagtactttggccacctcatgcgaagagttgactcattggaaaagactctgatgctgggagggattgagggcaggaggagaaggggacgacagaggatgagatggctggatggcatcactgactcgatggacgtgagtctgagtgaactccgggagttggtgatggagaaggaagcctggcgtgctgggattcatggtgtcacaaagagttggacatgactgagcgactgaactgaactgaactgaactgaaactcactGTGTTAATTATTTCATGATGTGTGTAAGTCAAATCTTTATGCTGTACATAATCTTTATGCTGtacttaaacttatacagtgctgtatgtcaatatctcaataaaactggaaggaaaaataatgtaAAGGACAGGAATTTATAACAGTTTTCTTAGGGCTGTATGGGAGGAAGTGTGACTAAGCCACAGATTTGAGGCATGTTTTTAAAAACCCAGTGGATAGAGGGACAGCAATTCAGTTTTACTTGAACTAATAAATCATATTATCCACTTTCAAAGTCCCAGCTTAAATGTTCCCTCCTCTGTGGTCCTCCCAGTTAGCATCCACTGCTTCTCTGTCCTCTTTTATGTTCATCAGTTTATCACAGTGTATGTTGCAGTTTGCCTTAAGCCACAGTTATTTGTGGATAAATCTTTAACCCTGTAGATTGTTAGCCTTTTCAGAGGAGAGGTTctgcttttttcccttaaataaaatactttgaacTCCCAAGACTGCCTAGGCATGTAAACTGAAGAAGCAGGTTATCAATAACTATGTGACAAGATGGATTTTGTTCCCATATTTTCTGCTTATAGCTTCTGAGAAGTTAATAATACAATATTTGATTCTTACAGTTCCATGAAATCAAGTGTTCCAGAGTTACATACAGCTGCCTATTGAAAAATCACCTGTCCCCTCCTTCAGACCTACTAAATCATATTCTCCAAGTGGTTCTTATAATCAGATCAAATTAAGAAACAGAGATGTAGTACAGTAATTGCATtataaaaacaaggaaatgaaaCTCATTGATTTTAATTGACTTGATTAAATTGACTCAAAGCTGTATAATATTTGCTAGTTCACATGGTAAGTCAGTCAAGTAAAACTTGAAAACTAGACATATCTTTCAGTTGCATCCAGTATTTTATTGTAAGTTATTTCCAGAACAACAAAAATGTCTCACTTCttcatcattttttccctttattacaGGGTATATCTAAGACTATACATTTTCATCAAGACATGTAGTCATCTACTAATAATCATGGTAAAGAAGATGAATTcaagatttatgtatttatagatTTAGAAATTAATCCCTCATTTTTTACATGACTCATTTCACTGACTCATTTGTCATTCTTTCACTCTATACATGTCTATTGAGTCCAGTGTCTGTTCTAGACAAACTCTAATAAATCCTCCCCTCTGGCCTCAGCAAGCTTGGGGAAACAGAAGGAccattaatataataaaatatgagattgcattaaatggaaaaataagttttccatTTCAGAAAGGGCATTTCAAGGGTCAGGGGCATTATACATAATGAAGCAGGGGAACAAGAAATAGGATTATaggcagtttttttttatttcagggCTCCAACTTtctggagaaaaaagagagaaagtgagatgTAATATTGGAAGTATCATGTCTATTTATGGAATCTaagagtcatggtggagagttctgacaaaatgtagtcctTTGGAGAAGAGAacacaaaccacttcagtattcttgccttgagagccccatgaacagtatgaaaaggcaaaaagatatgacatggaaagatgaactctccaggtttgTAGGTGCCCAACAGgctactggagaaaagtggagaaatacctccagaaagaaaaaagaggctgAGCCTTTCTGGGCAGAAATAATGCCCAGTTATGGAAGTGTCTAGTGGTGAAagtcaagtctgatgctgtaaagagcaatattgcataggaacctggaatgttaggtccatgaatcaaggcaaactggaagtggtcaaacagatggcaagagtgaacatcaacattttagagaTCCGtatactaaaatggactggaatgggtgaatttaattcagatgaccattatatctactactgtgggcaagaatctcttagaagaaaaggagtagtcatcttagttaacaaaagagtctgaaatgcagtacttgagtgcaacctcaaaaacaacaggatgatctcggttcatttccaaaacaaaccattcaatatcacagtaatccaagtctatgccccaaccactaatgccaaagaagctgaaggtgaatagttctacgaagacctacaagacctagaagTAAAcgccaaaaaaagatgtcctttcatcataggtgactggaatgcaaaagtgggaagtcaagagatacctggagtaacaggcaagtttgtccttggagtacaaaatgaagcagggcaaaggctaacagagttttgccaagagaacgcactggtcatagcaaacaccctcttccaacaacacaagagatgacactattgaattgattatattctttgcagtcaaatacagaaaatctctatacagtcagactggaagctgactatggctcagataatgaactccttattgacaaattcagacttcagttgaagaaagtagggaaaaccactgtgCCATTCAGGCACAATcgaatcaaaacccttatgattatacagtagaagtgacaaatggattcaagagattagatctgatagagtatctgaagaactatgaacagaggttcatgacattgtataggaggcaatgatcaaatctattcccaagaaaaagaaatgcaaaaaggcaaaatggctacctgaagagggcttacaaatagctgagaaaagaagagaagtgagaggcaaaggcgagaaggaaagatatatccatctgaatgcagagttccaaagaatagcaaggagagataagaaaagcaTCCTAggtgaacaatgcagagaaatagaggaaaacaatagaatgcgaaagacgagagatctcttcaagaaaattagagataccaagtgaacatttcatgcaaagatgggcataatacaGACAATAATGGTatagatctaacagaagcagaagatactaagaagagtgaaaagtacatggaagaactatacaaaaaaaaaccctaatgacctagataaccacaatggtgtgatcactcacctagagccagacatcttggggtgtgaagtcaagtgggccttaggaagcatcactatgaacaaagctagtggatgtgatggaattccagttgagttctttcaaattctaaaagatgatgctgtgaaagtgctgcactcaatatgtcagcaaatttggaaatctcagcagtggccacaggactggaaaaggtccgttttcgttccaatcccaaagaaagaaaatgccaaagaatgtttgaactaccacacaattgcattcatttcacaaactagcaaagtaatgctcaaaattctccaagctaggattcaacagtatatgaatcatgaaattccagatgttcaagctggatttagaaaaggcagagcaaccagagataaaattgccaacatttgttagatcatagaaaaaggaaaagaattccagaaaaaaaaaaaaaacatctatttctgcttcattgactctgctaaagcctttgactgtatggatcacaacaaactgtggaaaattcttcaagaaatgggaataccagaccaccttacctgcctcctgagaaatctgtatgcaggtcaagaagcaacagttagaaccagatatggaacaacagattggttccaactgggaaaggagtacatcaaggctgtacattgtcaccctgcttatttaacttctatgcagagtgcatcatgcggTATGTcaggttggaggaagcacaatctggaatcaagatttcctagagaaatataaacaacttcACACatgcagatggcatcacccttatggcagaaagtgaagaagtaaagagcctcttgataaaagtgaaggaggagacaaaaaagttggcttaaaattcaacattcaaaaaacttaagcTCATGGCATAgagtctcatcacttcacggcaaatagatggggaaacaatggaaacagtgaggcaGTTTATATTGAGGGGCTTCAAAATTGCTGCAGAtagtgtctgcagccatgaaattaaaaaaggcttgctccttagaagaaaagctatgactaaccctagacagcatattaaaaagcggagacattactttgccaacaaatgtccgtgtagtcaaagctatagtttttccagtagtcatgtatggatatgagagttggactataaagaaagctgagcgccgaagaattgatgcttttgaactgtgttgttgaagacccttgagagtcccttggactgcaaggagatcaaacgagttcatcctaaaggaaatcagtcctgaatattcactggaaggactgacactgaagctgaagctccaatacttaggcctcctgatgcaaagaactgacacattggagaagaccctgattctcagaaagattgaaggcaggaggagaaggggacaacaggagatgagatggttggatggcatcactgacttgatggatatgagtttgagcaagctccaggagttggtgatgggctgggcagcctggcatgctgtagtccatggggtcacaaagagtcagacatgactgagagactgataaACAAAGGAAGCAATGCGCACCAATATGATCTTGTTCTAGAGGAGGTACAGTGGCGAGAGAAGAAGGCTAAtggctttaataaaacttttatgaAGTCAGTCTTTCACCAGCTTCTGGAATATTGCAGATGTTCAGTgaatgtttcctgaatgttggTAGTTTTTGACAATAAGTGTCAGGTACCCCGATCATGTCTGTTCTCCTACTGAGGATTCCAGTGCCCTCTGTTGAACATGTTACACAGGCAGGCAGCCTACTTAGATTGTCACTGAGCCATATTATGAATGGTTCATACAGTCTTTTAACAGAGACGGTTGGTGCCCTAGTATTAGAACTATTGCCTTCTATGCATCTGGGAAAGCTGTGACACCTTTAACATTGTCACTCTCCAGA includes:
- the LOC128051361 gene encoding olfactory receptor 2AJ1-like produces the protein MERNNKTISTDFILLGLWPGSSHLVILIYLILLVYCMAVMSNVVLILLIWLDLHLHSPMYFLLSHLSLIDLALISTSVPKMVTNFFSGERVISQVGCGTQIFFSLTLGIAECLLLTLMSYDRYIAICNPLCYSVIISHVTCKKMVIVSWAGGAITSLVHTAYAMHFPICHPREILHFLCEVMALLKLTCEDISAYVKSVVVSSFLVVLIPLSLILASYTLIFLAVLHMNSSEGRNKGLATCSSHLCVVSLYFGPAILVYMRPGSSKTPRLNQSLFMFNAILTPMLNPLIYSLRNKDVIQALKSRVINRFPLRKMKRHLHCYT